The following coding sequences are from one Panicum hallii strain FIL2 chromosome 5, PHallii_v3.1, whole genome shotgun sequence window:
- the LOC112896005 gene encoding mitochondrial substrate carrier family protein B-like — MQTEARVGVVVDGGGGRAAVGRRQEQRHIGTVAHLASGGFAGAVSKTCTAPLARLTILFQVAGMHADVAALRKYSIWHEASRIVREEGFRAFWKGNLVTIVHRLPYSAISFYSYDRYKNLLQMVPGLDRDSNNVGVVRLLGGGLAGITAASATYPLDVVRTRLATQKTTRYYKGISHAVCTICRDEGVKGLYKGLGATLLGVGPSIAISFSVYESLRSHWQMERPHDSTVVVSLFSGSLSGIASSTATFPLDLVKRRMQLQGAAGTASGHKLTITGTVRDILQKEGPRGFYRGIAPEYLKVVPSVGIAFMTYETLKSLLSSMDTDIES; from the exons ATGCAGACGGAGGCGCGCGTGGGCGTCgtcgtcgacggcggcggcggccgcgccgccgtcggccGGCGCCAGGAGCAGCGCCACATCGGCACGGTGGCGCACCTCGCCTCCGGAGGCTTCGCAGGCGCCGTCAGCAAGACGTGCACCGCCCCGCTCGCGCGGCTCACCATCCTCTTCCAG GTGGCAGGTATGCACGCAGATGTTGCAGCTCTAAGGAAGTATAGCATATGGCATGAGGCTTCACGAATTGTTCGAGAAGAAGGGTTCCGAGCCTTTTGGAAAGGAAATCTAGTGACAATTGTACATCGCTTACCTTATTCTGCCATCAGCTTCTATTCATATGACCGCTACAAAAAT CTTCTCCAAATGGTCCCAGGCTTGGATAGAGACTCAAACAATGTTGGTGTTGTACGTTTGCTTGGTGGTGGGTTGGCGGGAATAACAGCCGCATCTGCAACTTACCCGTTGGATGTTGTCCGTACTCGTTTGGCGACACAG AAAACAACTAGGTATTACAAGGGCATCTCACACGCGGTGTGTACAATTTGTAGAGATGAGGGTGTCAAAGGATTGTACAAAGGCCTTGGGGCCACATTACTG GGAGTTGGACCTAGTATAGCAATCAGCTTTTCTGTATATGAATCACTGAGGTCTCATTGGCAAATGGAAAG GCCTCACGACTCTACCGTGGTTGTTAGCTTGTTTTCTGGAAGTCTATCTGGCATTGCATCATCGACAG CCACATTTCCTCTTGATCTTGTAAAACGGCGGATGCAACTACAAGGAGCAGCTGGGACAGCTTCTGGCCATAAATTAACAATTACTGGAACTGTTCGTGACATTTTGCAGAAGGAAGGCCCTCGTGGCTTTTATAGAGGGATCGCCCCTGAGTACCTCAAAGTTGTTCCTAGTGTTGGCATTGCCTTTATGACATACGAGACACTGAAGAGCTTGCTCTCCAGCATGGACACGGATATTGAGAGCTGA
- the LOC112895163 gene encoding uncharacterized protein LOC112895163 — protein sequence MTAHVLRYLPIALSLLISKMFLRGMATNASLQIVSIEGVGEAWKWKIWRNIPFHNICLHDLRGRKLNVALFGDLGRNFDAELVSMQGRKAPIFAVFAGMLVRWYKGKGFTVCSTSTSKYYLDLDIPQVQEFRASLTDPHKPIHLLPCQPSTTFLRRATLKGIDCTKGWFYWSCFHCKWSIRGDGINSLCIQGCPKIPPPVPRYKLNAVMEDTTGAMDVMIFDDQAQELIGAAAEELVREVTGEDISAVLCSHQSHAFVLAADNGCFVVKHILNDDGLQLIGSAQVAAGGGPLLSEEEGSSISYESSPVKIVKEKMVDEEESEAGGGCELPQGGNSPASCISSSPVKKEKMTIKEKEEREPKRQKIAKRNEA from the exons ATGACAGCACATGTTCTTCGATACCTCCCCATAGCTTTGAGTTTGTTGATTTCGAAGATGTTCCTGCGAGGAATGGCAACAAACGCTTCTTTACAG ATAGTATCCATTGAAGGCGTGGGGGAGGCTTGGAAGTGGAAAATTTGGCGTAACATACCTTTCCATAACATATGTTTACACGATTTAAG GGGAAGGAAATTGAATGTTGCGCTGTTCGGAGATCTTGGTCGAAATTTCGATGCAGAGCTGGTTTCCATGCAAGGCAGAAAAGCCCCAATTTTTGCTGTTTTTGCAGGGATGCTCGTTCGATGGTACAAGG GCAAAGGATTTACAGTTTGCTCAACATCAACTTCAAAGTACTACTTGGATTTGGATATACCACAGGTGCAAGAGTTCCGTGCAAG TTTGACAGATCCACATAAACCGATCCATCTCCTCCCGTGTCAG CCGAGCACCACATTTTTGCGCAGGGCCACCTTGAAAGGCATAGACTGCACCAAAGGTTGGTTTTATTGGTCATGCTTTCACTGCAAATGGTCGATCCGTGGGGATGGAATCAATTCCTTGTGCATCCAAGGTTGCCCGAAAATTCCACCGCCTGTTCCACG GTACAAGCTGAATGCAGTGATGGAAGACACGACAGGTGCTATGGACGTCATGATTTTTGATGACCAAGCACAAGAGCTTATTGGTGCTGCAGCGGAGGAGCTCGTTCGAGAGGTTACAGGCGAAGACATTTCAGCTGTTCTTTGTTCCCACCAGAGCCACGCCTTCGTACTTGCTGCTGACAATGGGTGCTTTGTGGTGAAGCACATCCTGAACGACGATGGGCTGCAGCTCATTGGTTCAGCTCAggtggcagcaggaggtggccctCTCCTGTCAGAGGAAGAGGGCTCTTCTATATCCTACGAGTCCAGTCCTGTAAAAATTGTAAAG GAGAAGATGGTGGATGAAGAAGAGAGTGAAGCAGGAGGTGGTTGTGAATTGCCACAGGGCGGGAACTCTCCTGCATCCTGCATTTCCAGTTCACCAGTGAAAAAG GAGAAAATGACGattaaagaaaaagaagagagggaaCCAAAAAGGCAGAAGATCGCCAAACGCAATGAAGCTTAG
- the LOC112892812 gene encoding uncharacterized protein LOC112892812, with translation MVVVTRSMAARRASLANALPHDMAVEIAGQVAATSPRPVKDLRSLRASCRAMRAACGDRAVGRRVALEREASMLWSDSERYLAVVGSLSGAGNPEACFLSGVALAFAHRCARPGVELLERAAAEGHKVAAYVLALVLYKTAGASDVARRHIREVEGEVAAASGSHNKKAATRSNQECVRCRAQAMEAIQQATWKMAKLSDPVPAVAAPPKDDGSHRCTASGCGVREAWCDRCMFCSEDCRIRYECATFFSQLPLTVANFVT, from the coding sequence ATGGTGGTGGTCACCCGGAGcatggcggcgcggcgggcgtcgCTGGCGAACGCGCTCCCGCACGACATGGCGGTCGAGATCGCGGGGCAAGTCGCGGCGACCTCGCCCCGGCCCGTCAAAGACCTCCGCAGCCTGCGCGCCAGCTGCCGGGCCATGCGCGCGGCGTGCGGCGACCGCGCCGTCGGGAGGCGCGTCGCGCTCGAGCGGGAGGCCTCGATGCTGTGGTCCGACAGCGAGCGCTACCTCGCCGTCGTCGGCAGCCTATCCGGTGCGGGCAACCCGGAGGCCTGCTTCCTGTCGGGGGTCGCGCTCGCATTCGCGCACCGGTGCGCGCGCCCGGGCGTCGAGCTGCTCGAACGGGCCGCCGCCGAGGGGCACAAGGTGGCGGCCTACGTGCTCGCCCTCGTCCTCTACAAGACCGCCGGCGCCAGCGACGTCGCGAGGCGGCACATTAGGGAGGTCGAGGGTGAGGTGGCTGCGGCTAGCGGCAGCCACAACAAGAAGGCCGCCACGAGGAGCAACCAGGAGTGCGTGCGGTGCCGCGCGCAGGCCATGGAGGCAATCCAGCAGGCGACGTGGAAGATGGCCAAGCTGTCGGACCCGgtgccggcggtggcggcacCGCCGAAGGACGACGGCAGCCATCGATGCACGGCCAGCGGCTGTGGCGTGCGGGAAGCGTGGTGCGACCGGTGCATGTTTTGCAGCGAGGACTGCAGGATCAGGTACGAGTGCGCTACGTTCTTCTCGCAGCTGCCACTGACCGTCGCAAACTTCGTGACATAG
- the LOC112891532 gene encoding uncharacterized protein At2g39795, mitochondrial-like, whose amino-acid sequence MALFAAARRAVASAAPLILRASASSGAQRGGALLRPLAAAAARPQPRAMPFSSAPATRPSSDAELLSVIDSEIKYAEDCDDHDRVEEIPDNFPFKITDEKGMNAITLTRTYHGEQIEVVAHMPSLVTGDEPDHDRDDEDKGEDKGEEGDGGDEDQGEKPPQSSIPLTVTITKSDGPVLEFTCTAYPDEVLIDSLSVRQLSGDDENDLIAYEGPDFNDLDENLQKAFHKYLELRGISPLTTNFLHEYMINKDSREYLLWLRKLKDFFKQ is encoded by the exons ATGGCCctcttcgccgccgcccgccgtgccgtggCATCCGCCGCACCCCTCATCctccgcgcctccgcctcctcggGGGCCCAACGCGGCGGCGCCCTGCtccggcccctcgccgccgccgcggcgcggccgCAGCCCCGCGCGATGCCGTTCTCGTCGGCGCCCGCGACGAGGCCCAGCTCCGACGCCGAGCTCCTCAGCGTCATCGACTCCGAGATCAAGTACGCCGAGGACTGCGACGACCACGACAGG GTTGAGGAGATTCCAGATAACTTCCCTTTCAAAATCACTGATGAGAAGGGGATGAATGCAATTACCCTTACAAGGACATATCATGGTGAGCAGATTGAGGTTGTGGCTCACATGCCCAGCCTAGTCACTGGAGATGAGCCTGATCATGACCGGGATGACGAGGACAAGGGCGAGGACAAGGGCGAGGAGGGAGATGGCGGCGATGAAGATCAAGGCGAGAAGCCCCCCCAGTCGAGCATCCCTCTCACGGTCACTATCACCAAGAGTGATGGACCCGTCCTTGAATTCACCTGCACTGCCTATCCTGATGAGGTCCTCATTGACTCCTTGTCCGTGAGGCAGCTGTCAGGGGATGATGAAAATGACTTAATTGCATATGAGGGTCCTGATTTCAA TGACCTTGATGAGAACCTGCAGAAGGCATTCCACAAGTACCTGGAACTGCGTGGCATCTCACCCCTGACGACAAACTTCTTGCATGAGTACATGATCAACAAGGACAGCCGCGAGTACCTCCTCTGGCTGAGGAAGCTGAAGGATTTCTTCAAGCAGTAG
- the LOC112891530 gene encoding uncharacterized protein At2g39795, mitochondrial-like, with protein sequence MAFVSATAAASASVTLLNSVPSAVRAGAGAWACPQPRRTLLAPLHAAKGAKSVPVEVVLESKVKGKKKKGSGAGNLPGALDVEIREAQEYLDSDEQEPVPDNFPFEILDEDGMSVVILKRDYKDEKIEVVVSMPNLEGGPEFDDEDGEGDSESAGKEEDDDEEDESAADSSISLKVVVSKASGPKLEFTCTAFREEITIDDMLIVEKTDDDDGEEKFPYEGPEFTELPVNVQKGLFKYLEQRGITLPATNYMHDYMVTKQAQEYIRWMRKLRAFVQQ encoded by the exons ATGGCCTTCGTCTCCGCgactgccgccgcctccgcctccgtcACCCTCCTCAACTCCGTCCCGTCTGCCGTacgcgcgggcgccggcgcaTGGGCCTGCCCGCAGCCCCGGCGGACCCTCCTGGCTCCGCTGCACGCGGCGAAGGGCGCCAAGTCGGTGCCGGTGGAGGTGGTGCTGGAGAGCAAGGTCAAgggcaagaagaagaagggatCCGGCGCCGGGAACCTCCCCGGAGCCCTCGACGTCGAGATCAGGGAGGCGCAGGAGTACCTCGACAGCGACGAGCAG GAACCTGTTCCAGACAATTtcccttttgaaatccttgacgAAGACGGTATGAGCGTGGTTATTTTGAAAAGGGACTACAAGGATGAGAAGATTGAGGTCGTTGTCAGCATGCCTAATTTAGAAGGGGGCCCTGAGTTTGATGATGAGGATGGTGAGGGCGACAGTGAGAGTGCTGGCAAggaggaggatgatgatgaagaagatgagAGTGCCGCAGATAGTAGCATTTCTTTAAAGGTTGTAGTCTCCAAAGCCTCTGGCCCAAAGCTTGAGTTCACTTGCACAGCCTTCCGTGAGGAGATCACCATCGATGATATGCTGATAGTAGAGAAAAcagatgatgatgatggggaAGAGAAGTTCCCGTACGAGGGCCCTGAATTCAC GGAGCTCCCTGTGAATGTGCAGAAAGGCCTGTTCAAGTACCTGGAGCAACGGGGGATCACGCTGCCAGCTACCAACTACATGCACGACTACATGGTGACCAAGCAGGCACAGGAGTACATCCGGTGGATGAGGAAGCTGAGGGCTTTCGTCCAGCAATGA